From the genome of Nicotiana sylvestris chromosome 2, ASM39365v2, whole genome shotgun sequence, one region includes:
- the LOC104221204 gene encoding large ribosomal subunit protein uL24z-like encodes MKYNPRVSSSRRKSRKAHFTAPSSVRRVLMSAPLSSDLRTKYNVRSMPVRKDDEVQVVRGTYKGREGKVVQVYRKKWVIHIERITREKVNGSTVNVGIHPSKVVVTKLRLDKDRKSLLDRKAKGRAAADKDKGTKFTAEDIMQTVD; translated from the coding sequence ATGAAGTACAATCCAAGAGTATCCTCCTCCCGCCGCAAGAGCAGGAAGGCTCATTTCACAGCTCCTTCCAGCGTTCGTCGCGTGTTGATGAGCGCACCTTTGTCATCCGATTTGCGAACCAAGTACAATGTCAGGTCTATGCCGGTGAGGAAGGACGACGAGGTGCAGGTTGTTCGCGGGACCTACAAGGGCCGTGAGGGCAAAGTTGTTCAAGTTTACCGTAAGAAGTGGGTGATTCACATTGAGCGCATTACTAGAGAGAAAGTTAACGGATCTACCGTTAACGTTGGTATTCACCCGTCCAAGGTTGTCGTCACCAAGCTCAGGCTCGACAAGGACCGTAAGTCTCTTCTTGACCGTAAGGCTAAGGGTCGTGCTGCTGCTGATAAGGATAAGGGTACTAAGTTCACCGCCGAGGATATCATGCAGACCGTTGATTAG